The Lytechinus variegatus isolate NC3 chromosome 1, Lvar_3.0, whole genome shotgun sequence nucleotide sequence aattttctccACTTTTATCACATACAGATATAATAAATAGCTTTCCCTGTCTGTATGCTGAAATTGATAAAACCTTTATACAGCCTTGGAgtagttatatattttttcctgacatagcactTTAGGCCAAataagatagagaaaaaaataacccaAAACTTCTCAATAGCTCCGGGTCTTCATCCATTTGAGCACTCAATAACTTCCGATTCTATTTTCCTCTTCACATTGAAAGCAAATCTAATTCATAATCtggaaatcaagaaaattgtcGTTCTCTGTCATTTTTCGTCAGTTCCGAACTTAAGGTGAAACTGCTATTCCGGTTCACCAagtttcgacaaagacctcccatcTGACAGGCATTTTGCTCTACGTTTACTATTTTCTTGAATATGTAATGCATATCGGTCTGAAAACTGCTTAATTAAGCCTATTTTCAAACcctattttttcttctgcaAAATACTAAGATGGCAAGCACTTAATATGCATGAAACTTACATTGTAAGATATCTTAGTGCTGTAAAGGCCAATATAATGGAGTAACAAGCTTTAAACAGAAAGGAAGTTAAAGTCAGGATCATGAATTGTATTAGAAAATTATGTCTTATCAGTTTTCAAATAAGAGCTTTCAATGACCTCCTATGAATACCCTCTCCTTACCACCATGACCATGATATCATTTATACAGAGACTGCATGAGTTCCGTAATACCCTGATTGGCTACAGGACCTCCAATTATACCATGCAACAAGGAAGCACCTTCTTGAATCCATCCAATGTTAATTTACCTGACACCATTGATTGGAGAACAAAGGGATACGTCACTCCAGTCAAGAATCAGGTAAAATTGTGTTAGTCGTGGCACTCTGCACGTATATTGGTGGGCAGGTATGTGTGTGTTAGGATCGCATCATTTCAGGGATAATCAGTTTAACTTTGCAACTTTCAAGCATTTACTTCAAAATCCCACGCCGGAACCCCGAGCTTTTACAAATGTAACTTTGCACCTTTCAAACTGTTCCCAGCATCGATAATGTacacaattcatttatttcttagaCAGGTCTGAGAGTGAAGCGATGCATCGTTAGAGAATTCATTttgaagatatatattttacaatGAAGAGATTCCGTCGCgcaagaaaaaatatgatagaGCCTCTTCGAATAAATCTTTCAAGAATTGTGTGTTTCTTATTGTTAAATGACCTATGTGATATATACTTGGCAAGAAAATATACTACTTACGGCTACAACAAACCAAACACGAATCActactcatcatcatcaacgccATCTTCGACGACACCATTATCATTGTCGAAGCGGTGTCAGGGTATTtcaattggggggggggggagggggatccGTAGCTAAATGTGGCGGATTCTTTCTAAAgtggtagtatagtagtagtagtagtagtagtagtagtagtagtagtagtaatagtagtagcagagcagcagcagcaacagcagcagcagtagtagtagcagcagcagcagtagtagtagtagtagtagtagtagtagtagtagtagtagtacaagtagtggtacaagtagtagtactactagaagaagtagaaatagtggtagtagtagtagtagtagtagtagtagtagtagtagtagtagtagcaaagCAGCAGCcgcagcaacagcagcagcagcagtagtagaagtagtagtagtagcagcagcagcagcagtagtagtagtaatagtagtagcagagcagcagtagtatagtattcaattcaattcagcagtagtagtagtagtagtacaagtagtggtacaagtagtagtactactagtagaagtagaaatagtagtagtaatagtagcagtagtagtagcagtagtagtagtagtagtagtagtagtagtagtagtagcagtagtagtagcagtagtagcagcagtagtagtagtagtagtagtagtagtagtagtagtagcagtagtagtagtagtagtagtagtagtagtagtagtagtagtagtagtagtagtagtagtagcagtagtagtagtagtagtagtagtagtagtagtagtagtagtagtagtagtagtagtagtggtaggagtagtagtagtagtagtagtagtagtagtagtagtagtagtagtagtagtagcagcagcaacagcagcagcagcagcagtagtagtaaagtagcagtagtagcagcagtagtagtagtactagtagtagtagtagtagtagtagtagtagtagtaatatatagtagtagtagtagtagtagtagtagtagtagtagtagtagtagtagtagtagtagtagtagtagtagtagtagtagtagtagtagtagtagtagtagtagtagtagtagtagtagtagtagtagtagtagtagtagtagtagtagtagtagtagtagagtagtagtagtagtagtagtagtagtagtagtagtagtagtagtagtagtagtagtagtagtagtagtagtagtagtagtagtagtagtagtagtagtagtagtagtagtagtagtagtagaagtagtagtagtagtagtagtagtagtagaagtagtagtagtagcagcagtagtagtagtagtagcagcagcagcagcagcagtagcagtagtagtagagtagcagtagtagtagcagtagtagtagtagtagtactagcagtagtagtagtagtagtagtagtagtagtagtagtagtagtagtagtagtagtagtagaagtagtagtagtagtagtagtagtagtagtagtagtagtagtagtagtagtagtagcagtagtagcagtagtagcagtagtagcagtagtagcagtagtagcagtagtagtagcagtagtagcagtagtagcagtagtagcagtagtagtagtagtagtagtagtagtagtagtagtagtagtagtagtagtagtagtagtagtagtagtagtagtagtagtagtagtagtagtagtagtagtagtagtagtagtagtagtagtagtagtagtagtaatggtggtggtggtatagTAGCGTAGCTGCCATCAGGGAACAATCCTTTTCCTGTTGCAAAGGTGTTTTGTTATCATTCCTTACATTAATGCGTTCCTGTACGTTGACCATAATAGGGCCTATGCCACTCCGACTGGGCCTTCAGCACTACCGGATCGCTCGAAGGACAGATGTTCAGGAAGACATCAAAACTGACCAGCCTCAGCGAACAGAACCTGATCGACTGCTCCAGCAGTTATGGAAATGAAGGCTGCCAGGGCGGTTTCATGAACAATGGCTTCCAATACATTCAAGACAATGGCGGTATCGATTCGGAGGATTGCTATCCCTACCGTGCAGAGGTAATGCTAACAATTTGTTGGTTTTTTTCTGTGGGATTACACCACAAATGAATACAAATCCACCAAGAGGGGAATTCTATGGGCTCATTCAGAAAGTATCGAAATGTGTAAGGTGCTGCAAAGGATTCAAGTTTATCATACTGAGAATAGCATTCTTGCATAATACCCAATACACATGGTATTTGTTGCTGGGCTCAAGTTAGGGGGTCCGgggacatccccccccccccatcattcgTCAATGTGATGTTAGACCTGATGGTTTGTTGGTCAAACTAAGACATACAGCAAGAAATCATCACATCTATTTTGGCTTGAATACAAATGTTTTATCCAGGGTCCCGTAATACAAAGGTTAGCGACCCGGGTTATAGCGAtcaatcgtacgcttgatttttaaaattaattgagaTCCTTGCTATTAATCGCAGAAAAATCTACGATGATTTATAAGATTTGTGTAATGGGCCCCTTGCTAACTTGTAGGTGAGCTGACTCCTTCAGAGGTTGATGATATTCATCTTCTTGCCAATGTTTCCagcaaatgataaaaaaaaaatcacggcCTTTCTTTATACGTCGTGCGTGAGTCTTCAATGGCTGGTGTTGAATAAGTGACTTATCCTTTCAGAGATATATAGACATGACTAGAGTCCATGATTCTCCATTAACTTGTTCCTACATAGACATGGCAATTAAACTTGGGTGGCCAATTTTCTTATACAATTGAATTGTAACCAATCGGACAGATGAAGGATGGAAATTATGATGCCcaggtgagtgtttcataaagctgttaatgttaagagcgattttaagaacgattggtgatcctttcttgtgttaTTGTATACGCCAAAATGGTCATTGCTGCAATGGTTTagcgttcttaaagtcactctttactttcgaacagctttatgaaacggaatCCAGGAACAATGGAAtaagttaaagggatggtccggactgaaagtatttatagcttaataaatagagtagaattcaccgaacaaaatgctgaaaatttcatcgaaatcggatatcaaaaaacaaagttattgaatcttaaagtttagcaatgtcgtgtgaaaacagtcatgaatattcataaaggcctgttcacaccgcccgagcgttattggagcggtcgtggagcagtCAATaaggagagagggtcgaatttcgctcataaaatttgggaaaaaattgaaaacaaaaatcgaaaaaaaaaacaatcgaaatcgaaaatggtgaacggaagcgagcggtgatgattttttctctccgctccgcGACCGCTCCAACagcgctcgggcggtgtgaccaggcctttaggtgggctgataatgtcacatacccactttttcttttgtattttattatatgaaatgaggttttttcattttttttactccaagaactagaaaaattggattaacaactgatttagtgcattagatatttattgctgcaacttatttcattataagggagacttattattcacacaagtatgaaataatgaaaaaatattattttatgtaatcggcataagaaaacggaaagtggggatgtgacatcatcagcaaaCTAATGAATATTCGTGACGACTGTTTCCACAAACTATtgttaaactttaaacttcaataaaattatttgtgaaccgattttgacaaaattgtcGGCAtgttgctcagtgaattctactctatgtattaagttataaatattttcagcccagaccatccctttaacaataAACGGGCTCAGTTGAAGCCCCCCAGCAAGGCCCTCTCTCTCAATCGATCGTGCtctatctgtctctctttcagctctccccccccctcattctCTCCatgtctccctctctctcttttctcatTTTAGAGTCAGATATGTCAGTACAACCCCTCATGCAATTCTGCTGAAGTCACTGGATATGTTGACATCAAGCGTCAGGATGAGGACGCCCTCAAGTCAGCTGTTGCTGGGGTTGGACCTATCTCGGTTGCCATAGACGCCTCTCACTTATCTTTCCAATTTTACCATGCCGGTAAGACTTGAAATGACATAGATGCATTCTAAGCAATAAATCATACTACATAATATATCGATATTACCAGGAGTCCGTTGCAGAACAGGTTGTAAGCAAACGCATCTCTAAAATCATTCACAACTTTATTTCAAGCCaataaaaagcaagcattcagGACTTGCgctagatattttgacttgcgtttaatgCAACTCTTCTCtttgcaacgggccccagcaCTTGTTGGAGCAAGACACACGGCAGAGCCATTTCAATGGACTTGTGAAAATGACAAATGTTTTAGCGAATATGTTTTTGACTGAATAGAATGCTAAAAATCAACCAATAATGTATCTATTTACCAGCGTATTGACTACTTTTACCAATCCGtgtattaacatgattaatgagTCGGGGGAGGGGGTATTGTGCTGCTCAGCTCCGTGAATTTCCCGCCTGGAAAACGTCGTCTTGGGGGgcaaattttctgaaaaatgagGTCAGAGGTCACTGCCATTGTGGAGCAAATGTGgagcagtgtgt carries:
- the LOC121422267 gene encoding procathepsin L-like — encoded protein: MSNLKLLVALIGLVCCTAAAIAKQENPDLDSDEWSDWKTTFGKTYTDAAEEKERRFVWEENLKLINLHNTDKKKGYTLRMNGFGDKRLHEFRNTLIGYRTSNYTMQQGSTFLNPSNVNLPDTIDWRTKGYVTPVKNQGLCHSDWAFSTTGSLEGQMFRKTSKLTSLSEQNLIDCSSSYGNEGCQGGFMNNGFQYIQDNGGIDSEDCYPYRAESQICQYNPSCNSAEVTGYVDIKRQDEDALKSAVAGVGPISVAIDASHLSFQFYHAGVYDEPQCGNTIGQLSQGVLVVGYGNYGGEDYWLVKNSWGTSWGLDGYIMMSRNKNNQCGIATLASYPLV